In Acropora muricata isolate sample 2 chromosome 11, ASM3666990v1, whole genome shotgun sequence, one DNA window encodes the following:
- the LOC136889727 gene encoding mitogen-activated protein kinase kinase kinase 12-like yields MDTNDDNSTGNYQGNISLEKNGGVSPRFDDPVRSTENFIDDPGGVENEETSKKEFSTDSATLSGLLQRLLSCLRPVFTILGKASKEHKADPWVIPFDEIYELEWLGSGAQGAVFLGQYGGQQVAVKKVRREVDTDIKHLRNLNHPNIVKFRGICNQSPVYCIIMEFCPNGQLYEVLRNGRQITPSLLIKWSTQIADGMHYLHAHKIIHRDLKSPNVLVGLEDILKISDFGTCKEFSEKSAKMTFAGTVAWMAPEVIRNEPCSEKVDVWSFGVLLWELLTGEMPYRDVDSSAIIWGVGSNSLHLPVPTTCPEGFKLLMKICWNSKPKNRPSFQQVLLHVEIAAGDVLKIPQEVYQNRQILWRGEIKAEFEKMKNKSSAHMQNLHQLHQLDEELIRRRKEELRHARDIRVHYEQKLERANSLYQELNDCMQHLEAREKELLRRERQLKVANCKKRLLKPEVKARTAIVGKVLNNQSSSIKQGSSSCPNTSSSSSSPTERCSWPLDINSEDPNPQSYMKKMKRSRSFLSKSKRRKSPGTPRAGSQMLHEFSDLTSDHMKAPGCYDDPKSDSLEAHSCGHTDEKASCSCTDSEHDVPLFKRPSEACPTTVGSPVCVPGRKAKRRKRLNSNSDSSSASKHISLHEISSDEISDLEPQFIPNLTSESLANTDDEHYKNTLQQVSESYLNERIEF; encoded by the exons ATGGACACGAACGATGATAATTCTACGGGAAATTATCAAGGCAAcatttcacttgaaaaaaatgGCGGGGTTTCCCCTCGTTTTGACGATCCTGTACGAAGCACTGAGAATTTTATCGATGATCCTGGCGGCgttgaaaatgaagaaacgTCAAAAAAAGAGTTTTCAACGGATTCTGCTACGCTTAGTGGTCTTTTACAGCGCCTGTTAAGTTGCTTAAGGCCAGTATTCACAATATTAGGCAAGGCCTCGAAGGAACACAAGGCAGACCCGTGGGTGATCCCCTTCGATGAAATTTATGAACTAGAGTGGTTGGGTTCAGGAGCCCAAGGCGCAGTATTTCTCGGACAATATGGCGGTCAACAAGTGGCTGTGAAAAAAGTTCGCCGCGAGGTAGATACGGATATCAAACACTTAAGAAACCTCAATCATCCAAACATTGTGAAATTCAg AGGAATTTGTAACCAATCTCCAGTTTATTGTATCATTATGGAGTTCTGCCCTAACGGACAGCTGTATGAGGTCTTACGGAATGGACGTCAAATCACCCCTTCTTTACTCATAAAGTGGTCAACGCAGATTGCTGACGGAATGCATTACCTCCATGCCCATAAGATTATCCACAGGGATTTAAAGTCACCTAA TGTCCTTGTTGGTTTAGAAGACATTCTCAAGATCTCTGATTTTGGCACATGTAAAGAGTTTAGCGAGAAAAGTGCTAAAATGACCTTTGCTGGCACTGTTGCATGGATGGCGCCTGAAGTGATCAGAAATGAACCTTGTTCGGAAAAGGTTGATGTTTG GTCTTTTGGGGTACTTTTATGGGAGCTGCTCACTGGAGAGATGCCTTATAGG GATGTTGACTCTTCTGCCATTATTTGGGGTGTTGGAAGTAACAGCTTGCATCTTCCAGTTCCAACAACTTGTCCAGAGGGCTTTAAACTTCTCATGAAAATCTGCTG gaataGCAAACCTAAAAATCGTCCTTCGTTCCAACAAGTTCTTCTGCATGTTGAAATTGCGGCTGGTGATGTGCTGAAAATTCCACAAGAAGTCTACCAGAACCGGCAG ATACTCTGGAGGGGAGAAATCAAAGCAGAGTTTGAGAAGATGAAGAACAAAAGCAGCGCCCACATGCAAAATCTACATCAATTGCATCAGCTTGATGAGGAACTGATAAGAAGGAGAAAAGAAGAATTAAG GCATGCGCGGGACATCAGAGTTCACTACGAGCAAAAGCTTGAAAGGGCAAATAGTTTGTACCAAGAGCTGAATGATTGTATGCAACACTTAGAGGCCAGAGAGAAAGAACTCCTTAG GAGAGAACGTCAACTGAAAGTCGCGAACTGCAAAAAGAGACTTCTGAAGCCAGAAGTTAAGGCGCGCACTGCAATTGTTGGAAAAGTATTGAACAATCAGTCTTCTTCCATCAAACAGGGCTCTTCTAGCTG TCCAAACACATCCAGCAGTTCCAGCAGCCCAACAGAGCGCTGTAGTTGGCCTTTGGACATCAACAGTGAAGATCCGAACCCGCAAAGTtatatgaaaaaaatgaaaaggagtCGTAGCTTTCTCAGCAAATCAAAGCGCCGGAAATCCCCGGGGACACCAAGGGCAGGATCTCAGATGTTACACGAATTTAGTGACCTGACGTCTGATCATATGAAAGCTCCTGGTTGCTATGACGACCCTAAAAGCGATTCACTAGAAGCCCATTCTTGCGGGCACACGGACGAAAAGGCCTCTTGCAGTTGCACCGACAGCGAGCATGATGTACCACTTTTCAAGCGCCCCTCTGAAGCATGTCCCACCACCGTAGGTTCCCCTGTTTGTGTTCCGGGAAGGAAAGCAAAGCGAAGGAAGCGGTTGAACTCCAACTCGGATAGTTCGTCCGCGAGTAAGCACATCTCTCTACACGAGATTTCATCGGATGAAATTTCCGATCTTGAGCCTCAGTTTATACCAAATTTGACAAGCGAATCCTTAGCGAACACAGATGACGAACATTATAAAAATACTTTGCAACAAGTCTCCGAATCTTATCTCAACGAAAGGATTGAGTTTTAG
- the LOC136889725 gene encoding IST1 homolog isoform X2: protein MGFNKQKLKVNLKLTINRLKLLEKKKTELAQKARREIADYVNNGKEERARIRVEHIIREDYLVEAMEMLELYCDLLLARFGLIETQQFCDEGMVEAVTTLIWTAPRLQSDVQELRIIADQLGLKYGKKFAHEASINANSTVNQRLILKLSPHPPPKSLVENYLLEIARSHNVAFTPDPAALGDGALPIYDEVNLDDPHGGDGSGKGGGGGGKIGFEGLEGGYPSHGTPAMQPDPTRYTDLGLRPLQQINPTYATPGVPHSYPDKVLPPYPGPMNSHNTSPPPIGLDPRLPPPTAPAPRPSSGLSFPVLPTVPTDLPSLPDSVPGGNSAGGEDVDFDDLTRRFEDLKKKK, encoded by the exons ATGG GTTTTAACAAGCAAAAACTTAAGGTCAATTTGAAATTGACCATAAACCGACTAAAGTTGTTGGAGAAGAAGAAAA CCGAATTAGCACAGAAAGCAAGGAGAGAAATCGCTGACTATGTCAATAATGGCAAAGAAGAGCGAGCAAGAATCAGG GTTGAACACATTATCCGTGAGGATTACCTTGTCGAAGCAATGGAAATGTTGGAGCTGTACTGTGACTTATTGTTGGCCAGATTTGGTTTGATTGAAACACAGCA GTTTTGCGATGAAGGAATGGTTGAAGCAGTCACAACTTTAATCTGGACGGCACCCAGACTGCAATCAGATGTCCAGGAATTGAGAATT ATTGCAGATCAGCTTGGCTTAAAGTATGGAAAAAAGTTTGCTCATGAAGCCAGTATCAATGCCAATTCGACTGTCAATCAAAGA CTCATTCTCAAATTGAGTCCACATCCTCCACCAAAATCCTTAGTGGAGAATTACTTGTTAGAGATTGCACGCAGTCACAATGTGGCATTCACACCGGATCCTGCAGCTTTAGGG GATGGTGCATTGCCCATTTATGATGAGGTCAACCTTGATGATCCACATGGTGGGGATGGCTCTGGCAAAGGTGGAGGGGGAGGGGGTAAAATTGGCTTTGAGGGGCTTGAAGGAGGTTATCCATCTCATGGTACACCTGCAATGCAGCCAGATCCTACGCGCTACACAGATTTGGGTTTGCGTCCACTACAG CAAATCAACCCAACGTATGCAACTCCTGGTGTCCCACATTCCTATCCAGACAAAGTGTTGCCACCCTACCCTGGACCAATGAACAGCCACAACACAAGTCCACCCCCAATAG GACTCGATCCAAGGCTCCCTCCTCCGACTGCTCCGGCACCACGCCCATCATCAGGGCTCAGTTTTCCAGTTCTCCCGACTGTACCCACAGATCTGCCAAGCTTACCCGACAGTGTGCCAGGCGGGAACAGTGCGGGAGGCGAAGACGTCGACTTCGATGATCTCACGCGACGCTTTGaggatttgaaaaaaaaaaagtaa
- the LOC136889725 gene encoding IST1 homolog isoform X1: MLGSGFNKQKLKVNLKLTINRLKLLEKKKTELAQKARREIADYVNNGKEERARIRVEHIIREDYLVEAMEMLELYCDLLLARFGLIETQQFCDEGMVEAVTTLIWTAPRLQSDVQELRIIADQLGLKYGKKFAHEASINANSTVNQRLILKLSPHPPPKSLVENYLLEIARSHNVAFTPDPAALGDGALPIYDEVNLDDPHGGDGSGKGGGGGGKIGFEGLEGGYPSHGTPAMQPDPTRYTDLGLRPLQQINPTYATPGVPHSYPDKVLPPYPGPMNSHNTSPPPIGLDPRLPPPTAPAPRPSSGLSFPVLPTVPTDLPSLPDSVPGGNSAGGEDVDFDDLTRRFEDLKKKK; encoded by the exons ATGCTTGGTTCAGGTTTTAACAAGCAAAAACTTAAGGTCAATTTGAAATTGACCATAAACCGACTAAAGTTGTTGGAGAAGAAGAAAA CCGAATTAGCACAGAAAGCAAGGAGAGAAATCGCTGACTATGTCAATAATGGCAAAGAAGAGCGAGCAAGAATCAGG GTTGAACACATTATCCGTGAGGATTACCTTGTCGAAGCAATGGAAATGTTGGAGCTGTACTGTGACTTATTGTTGGCCAGATTTGGTTTGATTGAAACACAGCA GTTTTGCGATGAAGGAATGGTTGAAGCAGTCACAACTTTAATCTGGACGGCACCCAGACTGCAATCAGATGTCCAGGAATTGAGAATT ATTGCAGATCAGCTTGGCTTAAAGTATGGAAAAAAGTTTGCTCATGAAGCCAGTATCAATGCCAATTCGACTGTCAATCAAAGA CTCATTCTCAAATTGAGTCCACATCCTCCACCAAAATCCTTAGTGGAGAATTACTTGTTAGAGATTGCACGCAGTCACAATGTGGCATTCACACCGGATCCTGCAGCTTTAGGG GATGGTGCATTGCCCATTTATGATGAGGTCAACCTTGATGATCCACATGGTGGGGATGGCTCTGGCAAAGGTGGAGGGGGAGGGGGTAAAATTGGCTTTGAGGGGCTTGAAGGAGGTTATCCATCTCATGGTACACCTGCAATGCAGCCAGATCCTACGCGCTACACAGATTTGGGTTTGCGTCCACTACAG CAAATCAACCCAACGTATGCAACTCCTGGTGTCCCACATTCCTATCCAGACAAAGTGTTGCCACCCTACCCTGGACCAATGAACAGCCACAACACAAGTCCACCCCCAATAG GACTCGATCCAAGGCTCCCTCCTCCGACTGCTCCGGCACCACGCCCATCATCAGGGCTCAGTTTTCCAGTTCTCCCGACTGTACCCACAGATCTGCCAAGCTTACCCGACAGTGTGCCAGGCGGGAACAGTGCGGGAGGCGAAGACGTCGACTTCGATGATCTCACGCGACGCTTTGaggatttgaaaaaaaaaaagtaa